One Flavobacterium sp. 90 DNA segment encodes these proteins:
- a CDS encoding helix-turn-helix transcriptional regulator, translating into MSTLTKPNHIGRKISRIRELRDMKQEALAQALGISQQTISAIENSETVEEEKLADIAKALGVSVEAIKNFSEENMISYFNTFHDNSINNGHLGHNNNCTFNPLDKLIETFQEKEKLYERLLQSEKDKIEYLEKLLKK; encoded by the coding sequence ATGAGCACACTTACAAAACCAAATCATATAGGGCGAAAAATTAGCCGTATTCGTGAACTTCGTGATATGAAGCAAGAAGCTTTGGCGCAGGCTTTAGGCATTAGCCAGCAAACTATTTCGGCTATTGAAAACAGTGAAACTGTAGAGGAAGAAAAATTGGCAGATATTGCAAAAGCTTTGGGAGTAAGTGTAGAAGCAATTAAAAATTTTTCAGAAGAAAATATGATTAGCTATTTTAATACTTTCCACGATAATAGTATCAATAACGGTCATTTGGGACATAATAATAATTGTACTTTCAATCCTTTAGATAAATTAATTGAAACTTTCCAAGAAAAAGAAAAGCTTTACGAGCGTTTGCTACAATCCGAAAAAGACAAAATCGAATATTTGGAAAAACTATTAAAAAAATAG
- a CDS encoding agmatine deiminase family protein translates to MKKIFLTLLLLPLFSSCQQDEAIAKPDESRKTEIMYTMPEESAPHEGTWLQWPHQYQYGIDYRNDLDATWITMTKSLATSEKVHIIAYDITEKNRITTLLKNAGISLSSIEFKIFKTDDVWVRDNGPIYVKDNNNQLVIQDWGFNGWGKKAAFKNCNTIPLQIAKDQKTTVVDLNAVMINEGGAVEIDGNGSMLAAKSAILNSNRNPGMTQQQAEANFKKYLGITHFIWLNGKAGREITDMHIDGFARFGNTNTIVTMNENDLLYWEVPETDIDTLYDAKDKNGKNYTFVKLPLSKNDVVTTYGKKLGYKGSYVNYYIGNTVVLVPNYNDPNDAIANQLIQSLYPTRKVIGIDVRNLYANGGMIHCVTQQQPK, encoded by the coding sequence ATGAAAAAAATATTTCTAACCTTATTATTATTGCCATTATTCTCCTCTTGTCAACAAGACGAAGCAATAGCAAAACCGGATGAATCACGCAAAACCGAAATTATGTATACAATGCCCGAAGAATCGGCACCACACGAAGGAACCTGGCTGCAATGGCCGCATCAATATCAATACGGAATTGATTATAGAAATGATTTGGATGCGACGTGGATCACGATGACTAAATCATTGGCAACAAGCGAAAAAGTACATATTATTGCTTACGATATTACTGAAAAAAACAGAATTACTACATTATTAAAAAATGCAGGCATTTCTTTATCTTCAATTGAATTCAAAATTTTCAAAACCGATGATGTTTGGGTAAGAGATAATGGTCCTATTTATGTCAAAGACAACAACAATCAATTGGTAATTCAGGATTGGGGATTTAATGGCTGGGGCAAAAAGGCTGCTTTCAAGAATTGCAACACTATTCCTTTGCAAATTGCAAAAGATCAAAAAACAACTGTTGTAGATTTAAACGCTGTAATGATCAACGAAGGCGGAGCAGTAGAAATAGACGGAAACGGTTCTATGTTGGCTGCAAAAAGTGCAATTCTAAATTCGAATCGTAATCCCGGAATGACACAACAACAAGCCGAAGCAAATTTTAAAAAATATTTGGGAATAACACATTTTATTTGGCTTAACGGAAAAGCAGGAAGAGAAATTACAGACATGCACATTGATGGTTTTGCACGTTTTGGCAACACAAACACAATCGTAACCATGAATGAAAACGATTTGTTGTATTGGGAAGTTCCCGAAACCGATATTGATACACTTTACGATGCAAAAGACAAAAACGGCAAAAACTACACTTTTGTAAAACTGCCATTGTCCAAAAATGATGTCGTAACAACTTATGGCAAAAAACTAGGATATAAAGGTTCTTACGTAAACTATTATATAGGAAATACCGTTGTTCTGGTTCCTAATTATAATGATCCAAACGACGCCATTGCAAATCAATTGATTCAGAGTTTATATCCTACCAGAAAAGTAATTGGAATCGATGTTCGCAATTTATACGCAAATGGAGGAATGATTCATTGCGTAACGCAACAACAACCGAAATAA
- the rplS gene encoding 50S ribosomal protein L19 has product MADLMKFVQNELVAKKDFPVFGAGDTITVFYEIKEGEKTRTQFFKGVVIQRRGSGNTETFTIRKMSGAIGVERIFPVNLPALQKIEINKKGAVRRARIFYFRELTGKKAKIKDKRR; this is encoded by the coding sequence ATGGCAGATTTAATGAAATTCGTTCAAAACGAATTAGTTGCTAAAAAAGATTTCCCTGTTTTCGGAGCTGGAGATACTATCACAGTTTTCTACGAAATTAAAGAGGGTGAAAAAACAAGAACTCAGTTTTTCAAAGGAGTTGTTATTCAAAGAAGAGGTTCTGGTAACACAGAAACTTTTACTATCCGTAAAATGTCAGGTGCAATTGGAGTTGAGCGTATCTTCCCAGTAAACTTACCAGCTTTACAGAAAATTGAAATCAACAAAAAAGGAGCTGTACGTAGAGCTAGAATTTTCTACTTCAGAGAACTTACTGGTAAAAAAGCTAAGATTAAAGATAAAAGAAGATAA